The following proteins come from a genomic window of Oceanispirochaeta sp. M1:
- a CDS encoding carbohydrate ABC transporter permease has translation MNNYNRYYPISFLLPALVIFGFFFILPTVMGFLLAFTQYSSYQQTLSFIGIKNFLFLFQHPQFQTAFWNTIKYALFSTLLKTLCGLILALLLIAPLRTSSILKTLFYLPAILSPIIVAVMFQTVFRMDGLLNGFLNSFGLSFLVQDWMGQKSTVLGTVITMDVWKWAGFNMAIFIAGLQSIPSSFFEAASMDGASYFQKIVNITLPLLMPAMSINMTSNFIGGLNVFEQVLGLTGGGPGYSSQVIGTLVYQSYSQGYYGRASAMGMIQILITLVLGTAMYSYLSKREVTY, from the coding sequence ATGAATAATTACAACAGATACTATCCCATCAGTTTTCTGCTTCCGGCATTAGTTATTTTCGGTTTTTTTTTTATACTCCCGACAGTGATGGGTTTTCTTCTGGCATTTACCCAATACAGTTCGTATCAGCAGACTCTTTCATTTATTGGAATAAAAAATTTTTTGTTTCTTTTTCAACATCCGCAATTTCAAACAGCATTTTGGAATACGATCAAATATGCACTATTTAGTACTCTGTTGAAAACTTTATGTGGATTGATTTTAGCTCTACTGCTTATCGCACCGCTTAGAACCAGTTCAATTTTAAAAACACTATTCTATCTACCGGCCATTCTCAGCCCAATTATTGTGGCAGTAATGTTTCAGACTGTTTTTCGAATGGATGGATTACTCAATGGATTTTTGAATAGCTTTGGACTGAGTTTTCTAGTTCAGGACTGGATGGGACAGAAATCGACAGTTCTAGGGACCGTCATTACAATGGATGTCTGGAAATGGGCTGGATTTAACATGGCAATATTCATTGCAGGCCTGCAATCGATTCCCTCTTCATTTTTCGAAGCAGCATCTATGGATGGAGCCAGTTATTTTCAAAAAATAGTGAATATTACTTTACCATTATTAATGCCTGCAATGAGTATTAATATGACCTCTAACTTCATAGGGGGCTTAAATGTATTCGAACAGGTTCTTGGACTTACAGGAGGAGGACCTGGATATTCTTCACAAGTTATTGGGACATTAGTCTATCAGTCATATAGTCAGGGCTACTATGGCCGGGCATCAGCTATGGGAATGATTCAAATTCTAATAACTCTCGTTCTGGGGACAGCAATGTATTCATATCTCAGCAAGAGAGAGGTGACCTATTGA
- a CDS encoding sensor histidine kinase: protein MESLEKELWRMDNIALKILYQSELKSIMEQTAEHKQQNHFIQDYNDSRIVRSVLSQMIGPEAIPLRISLFTRQGDYIDFGWQPVSRNMVLEFYNQGIIDTIADRIDARDGGRLFVAPEDDLWYNRVSDPVISVYREFKDLYFHFGYIQIQEPFSLITELLESNLPGAAFVLKDENGDILYNTFPESHQSWINDVGYNEKIIKNRFKITRDPETGYKYYVMFASSEYSGWTLSLYQDAGIFLTPVRDLQLIYILLAMLLLIFGSMIIKILSRILTNPLKELHESIYQVNLQNLKITLEEKDSHQIVKQLNNGFQTMFQRLQDSVDEQLQSKESEARAHMTALQNQMNPHLLYNMLAHISNLAVEEDTGKIEEVCQRLSRSLRYLGRPDMNPVPLKEEISHLHDYLTLMKSHYDPLFDFSIVLDQDRLNTCLVPKLILQPIAENAFSHGYQNVPPPWSMKIRIGIRNNAFWTISFKDNGSGIPQEKRKELLLLKTESLSNIKERTLNHSLGGLALMNTITRMRLLYGDDMIFELESHMGDNLITLGGPFVQDLAR from the coding sequence TTGGAGTCACTGGAAAAAGAATTATGGAGAATGGATAATATTGCCCTGAAGATCCTCTATCAGAGTGAATTGAAAAGTATTATGGAACAGACCGCAGAGCATAAGCAGCAGAATCATTTTATTCAGGATTACAACGATTCCCGTATTGTTCGGTCTGTACTCAGCCAGATGATCGGGCCTGAAGCAATCCCTCTCAGGATCTCACTATTCACTCGTCAGGGAGACTACATCGATTTCGGTTGGCAACCAGTCAGCCGGAATATGGTATTAGAATTTTACAATCAGGGAATCATAGACACAATAGCAGATCGAATTGATGCCCGAGATGGAGGCCGATTGTTTGTGGCTCCCGAAGATGATCTCTGGTATAACCGTGTTTCCGATCCGGTTATTTCAGTATACAGAGAATTCAAAGATCTTTATTTTCACTTTGGCTATATTCAAATTCAGGAGCCATTTTCTTTAATAACAGAATTACTTGAATCAAACCTTCCCGGAGCTGCTTTTGTACTTAAAGATGAAAATGGTGATATCCTATATAATACATTCCCAGAGTCTCATCAGTCTTGGATCAATGATGTTGGATATAATGAAAAAATAATAAAAAACAGATTTAAAATTACACGAGATCCTGAAACAGGATACAAATATTATGTAATGTTCGCATCTTCGGAATACTCAGGTTGGACTTTAAGTCTATACCAGGATGCGGGAATTTTCCTAACACCAGTCAGGGATTTACAACTTATTTATATCCTCCTAGCCATGCTGCTTCTCATTTTCGGATCTATGATCATTAAAATTCTCAGTAGGATTTTAACAAATCCTTTGAAGGAGCTGCATGAATCTATTTACCAGGTCAATCTTCAGAATCTTAAAATTACCCTGGAGGAGAAGGATTCCCATCAAATTGTCAAACAGCTTAATAATGGCTTTCAAACAATGTTTCAACGACTGCAGGATTCGGTGGATGAGCAGTTGCAGAGTAAAGAGAGTGAGGCCAGAGCTCATATGACGGCTCTTCAGAACCAGATGAATCCTCACCTTCTCTATAATATGTTGGCTCATATCAGCAATCTAGCTGTTGAGGAGGATACTGGTAAGATTGAAGAAGTCTGTCAACGGCTTTCCCGTTCACTTCGATACTTAGGAAGACCAGATATGAATCCGGTCCCTTTAAAAGAGGAGATCAGCCATCTTCATGATTATCTTACCCTGATGAAGTCTCATTATGATCCACTTTTTGATTTCTCTATAGTTCTGGATCAGGATAGACTGAATACCTGCCTCGTTCCTAAATTAATCCTCCAACCTATTGCAGAAAATGCCTTCAGTCACGGTTATCAGAATGTTCCTCCTCCTTGGAGTATGAAAATTCGTATAGGAATCAGAAACAATGCTTTTTGGACCATCAGTTTTAAAGATAACGGTAGTGGAATTCCACAGGAAAAAAGAAAAGAACTTCTTTTGTTGAAAACCGAGTCTTTATCAAATATAAAGGAAAGAACGTTAAATCACTCACTCGGCGGTCTGGCTCTTATGAATACAATAACCAGAATGCGCTTGCTCTATGGAGATGATATGATATTCGAACTGGAGAGCCATATGGGAGATAATTTAATAACTTTGGGAGGTCCCTTTGTTCAGGATCTTGCTCGCTGA
- a CDS encoding response regulator — MFRILLADDEPHHLIRLTKLIENLDLPFEVCGIANNGRKAMELTRSLHPDIIISDIRMPFCDGLAVSEAVKKERPDIPIILISAYQDFEYARKGLQLGILDYLLKPVEESKVIEVLKKAENSLTETKTNLLRRILFNSSGKDRQSSTRITQTLNSLKPYKLALYLNQPSSTQSLIQLWQKTGKLTPAYCLEIEARGDGCRLFLFSGSSSYQQSLEDSGISNGFLILSQENPVYENWENDCLRMTQKIWENGKWSQSGLFDATMKQSRKASSPLFSQDVEWELRLHLKTNREEDFFLILEKILRNGMNRQIPLISLSEGIRALDRILTEHYSLRLNIPQSIIHQIIENLIRKLSSFDFQPELIVEELKTRIHWALPDETSPFSIENIKEYIQKNFKDNIDSSSLADMSGVSIAILNTAFKVETGLSPTKYLLSVRMEAAKRLLSYDPPQQIKEISWETGYEDPLYFSRIFHKKTGMYPTEYREKMIRTLKK, encoded by the coding sequence TTGTTCAGGATCTTGCTCGCTGATGATGAGCCGCATCATCTTATACGCCTAACTAAGCTGATAGAGAATCTTGATCTTCCTTTCGAGGTCTGTGGAATTGCGAATAACGGTCGGAAGGCAATGGAGCTTACTAGATCTCTTCATCCGGATATAATCATCAGTGATATACGTATGCCTTTTTGTGATGGTCTGGCAGTCTCAGAAGCTGTAAAAAAAGAAAGGCCGGATATCCCAATTATTCTGATCAGTGCTTATCAGGATTTTGAATATGCCCGAAAAGGACTACAGTTGGGAATTCTGGATTACCTTCTGAAACCGGTAGAGGAATCAAAGGTTATAGAAGTTTTGAAAAAAGCAGAAAACTCTCTGACTGAAACAAAAACCAATCTTCTCCGCAGGATACTATTTAACTCTTCAGGAAAGGACAGGCAGTCCTCAACTAGAATCACTCAAACACTGAACAGCTTAAAACCATATAAGCTGGCTCTTTACCTCAACCAACCATCGAGCACACAATCCCTGATACAACTCTGGCAAAAGACCGGAAAACTAACTCCAGCCTATTGCCTTGAAATTGAAGCCAGGGGAGATGGATGCAGGCTGTTTCTGTTCTCGGGGAGTTCTTCTTATCAACAAAGTCTGGAGGACTCAGGAATCTCAAATGGTTTTCTGATTTTATCACAGGAGAATCCCGTTTATGAAAACTGGGAAAACGACTGCTTACGAATGACTCAGAAAATTTGGGAGAATGGGAAATGGTCTCAAAGTGGACTATTTGATGCGACCATGAAACAGTCACGAAAAGCTTCAAGCCCATTGTTTTCTCAGGATGTAGAATGGGAGCTTCGACTACATTTGAAAACGAATAGAGAAGAAGATTTCTTTCTAATTCTTGAAAAGATTCTTCGAAATGGAATGAATCGACAAATACCGTTGATATCACTTTCTGAAGGTATAAGAGCTTTGGATCGCATTTTAACAGAGCATTATTCTCTACGCTTGAATATCCCTCAATCCATTATCCATCAGATAATTGAAAATCTGATAAGGAAACTCTCCAGTTTTGATTTTCAGCCAGAGCTGATTGTTGAAGAATTAAAAACTCGTATACACTGGGCTCTTCCCGACGAAACATCACCATTCTCCATTGAGAATATCAAGGAATATATACAAAAAAACTTTAAAGATAATATTGATTCATCCAGTCTTGCTGATATGAGTGGAGTTTCTATAGCAATACTGAATACAGCTTTTAAAGTTGAAACGGGACTCTCTCCTACAAAATATCTTCTCTCAGTCCGAATGGAAGCGGCAAAAAGGCTCCTTTCCTATGATCCACCTCAGCAAATAAAGGAAATTTCATGGGAAACCGGATATGAAGATCCTCTCTATTTTAGCCGGATTTTCCATAAGAAGACTGGAATGTATCCTACTGAATACCGGGAGAAGATGATAAGGACTCTTAAGAAGTAA
- a CDS encoding alpha-L-fucosidase, translating into MNDKQRRIRKFSDLGFGLVLHWGLYSLYERGEWVQYAHNLDIASYKKRISDFNAAGFDPQSIASLARKNGAGFIILTTRHHDGFSLYDTNGLNDFDAPHSSANRDLIKEFVSACNDEGILPILYHTTLDWQWNGKTTMELDNTEFDNYLDYLYESVEILCSNYGQVGGFIFDGNWSRPDMDCKYDRLYGMIRKHQPDAIIMDNTGLERPGVRDHHEIDAVTFEQHAICEENITYGDNIAALRWLTFNDHWSWSCRDFNFKSGKEIIEGLVQSRRFGAVYTLNMGPLADGSLEEMDLALINKIGRWMEIYGDAIRKGRPMNYSCSGKDFLLEDANACRGYYFCHELGIAGLDNVTRNKKDISVRKIFKWDRPVHSLHWMDNNEKLKWEDEEDCLAINCTGFPYGENHVVRVAIIEWYLL; encoded by the coding sequence ATGAATGATAAACAAAGAAGAATTAGAAAATTCTCAGATCTTGGATTTGGATTGGTTCTACACTGGGGGCTATATTCCTTGTACGAGAGAGGAGAGTGGGTACAGTATGCGCACAACCTCGATATAGCAAGTTATAAAAAGAGAATAAGCGATTTTAATGCAGCTGGTTTTGATCCTCAGAGTATTGCTTCTCTGGCTCGCAAAAACGGAGCTGGATTTATCATACTGACAACAAGACATCATGATGGTTTTTCATTATATGATACTAATGGATTAAATGATTTTGATGCTCCCCATTCTTCTGCTAATAGAGACTTGATAAAGGAGTTTGTTTCAGCTTGCAATGATGAAGGCATCCTTCCAATATTATATCACACAACACTCGATTGGCAGTGGAATGGCAAGACTACTATGGAACTGGATAATACGGAATTTGATAACTATCTTGATTACCTTTACGAATCAGTTGAAATCCTTTGTTCTAATTATGGACAAGTTGGAGGCTTTATATTTGATGGTAACTGGAGCCGTCCTGATATGGATTGTAAGTATGATCGTTTATATGGAATGATTCGAAAACATCAACCAGATGCAATTATCATGGATAACACTGGTTTGGAACGTCCTGGAGTTAGGGATCATCATGAAATTGATGCTGTGACATTTGAACAACATGCTATATGTGAAGAAAATATTACGTACGGAGATAATATTGCGGCCCTTCGGTGGTTAACATTTAATGATCATTGGAGTTGGAGCTGTAGAGATTTCAATTTCAAAAGCGGTAAGGAAATCATTGAAGGTCTGGTGCAAAGCCGTCGTTTTGGAGCTGTTTATACTTTGAATATGGGACCGCTTGCTGATGGTAGCCTGGAAGAGATGGATTTGGCCTTAATAAATAAAATCGGTAGATGGATGGAAATTTATGGGGATGCTATTCGAAAAGGACGCCCTATGAATTATTCTTGTTCTGGAAAAGATTTCCTGTTAGAGGATGCAAATGCATGTCGGGGATATTACTTTTGTCATGAATTAGGAATAGCTGGACTTGATAATGTTACTCGTAATAAGAAAGATATTTCTGTACGCAAAATTTTTAAATGGGATAGACCTGTCCATTCTCTTCATTGGATGGATAATAATGAAAAGCTTAAATGGGAGGATGAGGAAGATTGTCTTGCTATAAACTGTACAGGTTTTCCATATGGGGAAAATCATGTTGTGAGGGTTGCAATTATTGAATGGTATTTATTGTAA
- a CDS encoding carbohydrate ABC transporter permease, which yields MILNNSKKMIRFILLWILSLILLSPILMVVLGSFKTKGDAAHFALSFPDPWQFKAYIHVISESSFLRSFFNSVFLTTVSTIFVLLFSAPAAFVIARRDSKAMKIVFLSFMLGIIAPLSVIPTVVLIRTFNLYGSYWSGIFLYLARFIPWSLFLVTGFVKTIPRELDEAAILDGCSPLRMFWQIIMPLLRSILLTSVVFIAMNVWNDFQIPIYFFSSSDKWTMPLLVFNFFGQYMRQWNLVFACLILTALPISILYLFVQKYIIAGMTQGAVKG from the coding sequence ATGATATTAAATAATTCGAAGAAGATGATCCGGTTTATCTTACTCTGGATTCTCTCCTTAATACTTTTGTCACCAATTTTGATGGTTGTTCTGGGGTCATTTAAAACAAAGGGAGATGCTGCTCATTTTGCTCTCTCTTTTCCGGACCCTTGGCAGTTTAAAGCATATATACATGTAATTTCAGAGAGTTCATTCTTACGTTCTTTTTTTAATAGTGTATTTCTAACAACAGTCTCTACCATATTTGTCTTACTGTTTTCAGCACCAGCTGCTTTTGTAATAGCACGTAGAGATTCTAAAGCAATGAAAATAGTTTTTCTTTCATTTATGCTTGGAATCATTGCTCCGCTATCTGTTATTCCAACAGTAGTTCTGATTAGAACTTTTAATCTCTACGGGAGTTACTGGAGCGGAATCTTCTTATATTTAGCTCGTTTTATCCCCTGGAGTCTATTTCTTGTGACCGGTTTTGTCAAAACCATTCCAAGAGAGCTTGATGAAGCAGCCATTCTAGACGGCTGTTCTCCTTTGAGGATGTTCTGGCAGATTATCATGCCTTTATTGCGATCCATTCTTCTGACAAGTGTTGTTTTTATAGCCATGAATGTCTGGAATGATTTTCAGATTCCTATTTACTTTTTCAGCTCTTCTGATAAATGGACAATGCCTCTGCTGGTATTCAATTTCTTCGGACAATACATGAGGCAGTGGAATCTTGTATTTGCCTGTCTTATTTTGACAGCATTGCCAATTTCAATTTTATACTTATTTGTACAAAAATATATAATCGCAGGAATGACACAAGGTGCAGTGAAAGGATGA
- a CDS encoding ABC transporter substrate-binding protein, which yields MKKIFFLVVCLSLASLIWANGVQDKKEENFQDVSLLTSSAKFKEAYRAIALKMEQEEGLQIDIQVIPDDQYQNLIQIKLTSNEVPDVLMQNAPEQYFAMKAKETMVDLSDQPWVSKMLNPGMVTDKEGKVWAMPQESGSFFGACYYNMDLLDELGIEDPAPKTFNEFVDLLKEIKIADTNVVPLYMNHRDSWTTQIFMTAGYSIALGDDGPTVYGDIMENKRKFSDVPEFKAVLKQFKTLIDEKLVNQDHLSAGYDDGLAAVASGKSAMVYNGEWVISGLEAEGARIGAFPIPWTDNDLMSTGAYVQGFFIPNKANNIEGALKFLELYSSSEYMDIYYDENPGFPAFKNVNGGDVNPELMAMVNKYMENNATVYQMNDFMAPLSALWGELWGAYVEYAAGNMDVDEVLKYWDDVAGNHMETTGQAGW from the coding sequence ATGAAAAAAATATTTTTCCTAGTGGTCTGTCTTAGTCTCGCATCTCTTATCTGGGCAAATGGAGTTCAGGATAAGAAAGAAGAAAATTTTCAGGATGTCAGTTTATTGACCTCTTCTGCTAAATTCAAGGAAGCTTATCGGGCTATCGCATTGAAAATGGAACAAGAAGAAGGACTTCAAATCGATATACAGGTCATTCCTGATGACCAATATCAAAACCTTATCCAAATAAAACTCACAAGTAATGAAGTCCCTGATGTTCTAATGCAGAATGCTCCTGAGCAATATTTTGCAATGAAAGCAAAAGAAACGATGGTTGACCTTTCAGATCAGCCATGGGTTTCAAAAATGTTAAATCCTGGAATGGTTACCGATAAAGAAGGAAAAGTCTGGGCAATGCCTCAGGAATCCGGTTCATTTTTCGGGGCATGTTATTACAATATGGATCTTTTAGATGAACTCGGTATAGAAGATCCAGCTCCAAAAACCTTTAATGAGTTTGTTGATCTTCTAAAGGAAATCAAAATTGCGGATACGAATGTGGTCCCTCTATACATGAATCATCGAGATTCCTGGACAACTCAGATATTCATGACAGCGGGCTATTCTATAGCACTGGGAGATGATGGACCTACTGTATATGGTGATATCATGGAAAATAAAAGAAAATTTTCTGATGTCCCTGAATTTAAAGCAGTCCTCAAACAGTTTAAAACTTTAATTGATGAAAAACTAGTCAATCAAGATCATCTTTCTGCAGGATATGATGATGGCCTTGCTGCAGTTGCTTCTGGTAAGTCAGCAATGGTTTATAATGGTGAATGGGTCATTTCCGGTCTAGAAGCAGAAGGAGCCAGAATTGGCGCCTTTCCTATCCCATGGACAGATAATGACCTAATGAGTACAGGAGCGTATGTTCAGGGATTTTTCATCCCCAATAAAGCCAATAATATTGAAGGAGCTTTGAAATTCCTTGAACTCTATTCATCTTCTGAATATATGGATATTTATTATGATGAGAATCCAGGATTTCCTGCTTTCAAAAATGTGAATGGGGGAGATGTAAATCCAGAACTTATGGCAATGGTTAATAAATATATGGAGAATAATGCTACGGTTTACCAGATGAATGACTTTATGGCACCTCTTAGCGCTCTTTGGGGAGAACTTTGGGGGGCATATGTGGAGTATGCAGCAGGGAATATGGATGTTGATGAAGTCCTGAAATATTGGGATGACGTCGCAGGCAATCATATGGAAACAACCGGCCAAGCTGGCTGGTAA
- a CDS encoding Na/Pi cotransporter family protein, with amino-acid sequence MSVWNLFSLVGGLAIFLYGMMEMNKHLTSIAGSKMKSIMLRLTKGPARGYMTGLGITIVNQSSSATTVLEAALVGAGLMTFQQSLAVTLGAELGSTFLPQLIAFPSITKFSTLIVFAGFMMNITVKSKKNRHIAMTIFTFGLLFMGMDMMSSSLKPLRTYEPFINLMKNIETPILGILLGMVFTMIIQSSGATTSITIAMALSGTISLEQAIPINLGAAVGTCITAVLGSITLNWEAKRSAYIHILFQVIGALWVFILLCIPFQGERFYIWWVKWFTSNVLHTESLARQIAMGFTFMPIINHLIVFPNLKLILRLFNKIFPEREAPEPFGAKYIKKKLIEQGVEISLMMTKKEIIRETDYIHRMILEMKTAFRSKDPTVFERVNELDCKVDTLHKIIIPFLARVSQEEMSAEESERCMNYMYIQNELESIGDVIDKNIMSLATKKIDQNLIFSEEGFHELEHFIFKVNKNFENLVDALKDDDTDISKGILNSYKKKEEEKYKRYHIERLYKGQVESIATSSVHLDLISYFARINNHIAYIAKRIN; translated from the coding sequence ATGAGTGTTTGGAATTTATTTTCGCTTGTCGGCGGTTTAGCGATCTTTCTGTACGGGATGATGGAGATGAACAAACATCTGACATCCATAGCAGGCAGCAAAATGAAATCCATCATGTTGAGGCTGACAAAGGGACCGGCCCGGGGATATATGACCGGATTGGGTATTACCATTGTGAATCAGTCCTCCTCAGCTACCACAGTCCTGGAAGCCGCCCTTGTGGGTGCCGGGCTGATGACATTTCAGCAGAGTCTGGCTGTAACACTGGGTGCAGAGCTTGGTTCCACCTTTCTGCCTCAGCTGATTGCTTTTCCCTCTATTACTAAATTCTCCACACTGATTGTCTTTGCCGGTTTTATGATGAATATAACGGTAAAAAGTAAAAAAAACCGTCATATTGCAATGACGATTTTTACCTTCGGACTGTTATTTATGGGAATGGATATGATGTCTTCCTCCCTCAAGCCTCTCAGGACATATGAACCTTTTATCAATCTGATGAAAAATATTGAGACTCCCATACTGGGGATTCTCCTGGGAATGGTCTTCACAATGATTATTCAGTCCTCAGGAGCAACAACCAGTATTACAATTGCCATGGCCCTTTCCGGAACAATATCTCTTGAACAGGCTATCCCAATAAACCTGGGAGCGGCTGTAGGTACCTGTATCACCGCAGTACTGGGTAGTATAACCCTCAACTGGGAGGCAAAAAGGTCTGCCTATATACATATTTTGTTTCAGGTGATCGGAGCGCTCTGGGTCTTTATTCTTTTATGTATCCCCTTTCAGGGAGAGCGATTCTATATCTGGTGGGTTAAATGGTTTACATCCAATGTTCTTCATACAGAGAGCCTGGCACGTCAGATTGCCATGGGTTTCACTTTTATGCCTATAATCAATCACCTTATAGTATTCCCCAACCTGAAGCTGATTCTCCGTCTGTTTAATAAGATATTTCCCGAGAGAGAAGCTCCCGAACCCTTTGGAGCCAAATACATCAAGAAAAAACTTATTGAACAGGGTGTTGAAATTTCCCTGATGATGACAAAAAAAGAGATTATCAGAGAGACTGATTATATCCATCGCATGATACTGGAGATGAAAACAGCATTCAGAAGCAAAGACCCCACAGTATTTGAAAGAGTTAACGAACTGGACTGCAAAGTTGATACTCTGCATAAAATTATCATTCCATTTCTGGCAAGAGTGTCCCAGGAAGAGATGAGTGCAGAAGAATCAGAGCGCTGCATGAACTATATGTATATACAGAATGAACTTGAGTCCATCGGAGATGTTATAGATAAAAATATCATGAGCCTGGCCACAAAGAAAATTGATCAGAACCTGATCTTTTCAGAAGAGGGATTTCATGAACTGGAACATTTCATTTTCAAGGTGAATAAAAACTTTGAAAACCTGGTTGATGCCCTTAAGGATGATGATACTGATATTTCAAAGGGTATTCTGAACTCGTATAAGAAGAAGGAAGAGGAAAAGTACAAGCGATATCATATTGAACGTCTCTATAAGGGACAGGTTGAATCCATCGCTACTTCATCAGTACACCTGGATCTGATTTCCTACTTCGCCAGAATCAATAACCATATAGCCTATATTGCAAAAAGAATAAATTAG